In Desulfovibrio inopinatus DSM 10711, a genomic segment contains:
- a CDS encoding tetratricopeptide repeat protein, with product MTSGARKVLEGKDDFLFLYNDTNNVIEQITGKTSLPQTLQEQWKREQDRRFDYCKQYNAKYILFIIPNKHCVYNEYLPENIVLSEDRTATRIQNVANHVFYPNKIISRFKENHLLYYKNDSHWTELGLTHSWNALSSLLELDLQLDTSNIIKENGFIGDLGNKFSPHRISSSERLAIPSHVTETWKNGFENRGNIRIFTNTNTELKTCILFGDSFSNMHLHRIAEYFSKLYFFHTNLFSEEEIQKLQPDVVINCNVERFFWAPPQPCRSVFFYEFLDYVEAGKYDSDAFRFFLNTKYNSVYPRYIYTRMKELCIDHIRLQDKNQNPKIFFSLHSVDMSHEDIPTDSSIDKYTMSFQCFKKYTKLKEKKDTNDAILFLKKATELYPEGHNYFYQLSLEYDRQGMFYESLIHAQKSVVLQENKTEYLHHLGNILFKMGCYKESYIYQERAVEMNPESHGALYQLSRLHTIEKRYAEALKAIKKAIEFKQDNPYYYGQLGDTLLNTDNPAAAIEAYRQVIKRNPNITTTYAQLALAHERCNQLDKAIIHIKKALELAPQNTTYQKTHERLKDNG from the coding sequence ATGACATCGGGAGCAAGAAAGGTACTTGAAGGAAAAGACGATTTTCTTTTTTTATATAATGACACGAATAATGTTATCGAACAAATCACAGGAAAAACATCTCTTCCACAGACGCTTCAAGAACAGTGGAAAAGAGAACAAGACAGAAGATTTGATTATTGCAAACAGTACAATGCCAAGTACATCCTGTTTATAATACCAAATAAACATTGCGTATACAATGAGTACCTCCCTGAAAACATTGTTCTCTCAGAAGACAGAACTGCAACGAGAATACAGAATGTAGCAAATCACGTATTCTACCCTAATAAAATTATCTCTCGATTCAAAGAAAACCATCTTTTATACTATAAAAACGACTCCCATTGGACAGAACTTGGACTTACTCACAGCTGGAACGCCCTTTCATCTCTACTAGAACTCGATCTTCAACTCGACACATCAAATATTATTAAAGAGAATGGATTTATCGGAGACCTTGGAAATAAATTTTCTCCACACAGAATTTCCTCGTCCGAACGTCTTGCCATCCCATCTCATGTCACGGAAACGTGGAAGAATGGATTTGAAAATCGAGGAAACATCAGAATATTCACCAATACGAATACAGAACTTAAAACATGCATCCTCTTTGGTGATTCTTTCTCCAACATGCATCTCCATAGAATTGCTGAATACTTTTCAAAATTATATTTTTTCCATACCAATCTTTTCTCTGAAGAAGAGATTCAAAAATTACAACCTGATGTTGTTATCAATTGCAATGTCGAACGTTTTTTCTGGGCTCCTCCTCAACCATGCAGGAGCGTCTTTTTCTATGAGTTTCTTGATTATGTCGAAGCAGGAAAATACGATTCAGATGCCTTTCGCTTCTTTCTAAATACAAAATATAACAGTGTATACCCTCGTTATATTTACACAAGAATGAAAGAGCTCTGCATTGACCACATACGCCTCCAAGATAAAAATCAAAACCCCAAGATCTTCTTTTCTCTACACTCTGTGGACATGAGTCATGAAGACATCCCCACAGATTCCAGCATTGATAAATATACGATGTCGTTTCAATGCTTCAAAAAATATACGAAATTAAAAGAGAAGAAAGACACGAATGATGCAATACTTTTTCTCAAAAAAGCGACAGAACTTTATCCGGAAGGCCATAACTATTTTTACCAATTGAGCCTCGAATACGACCGGCAAGGCATGTTCTATGAATCATTAATTCACGCACAAAAATCTGTTGTTCTACAAGAGAATAAAACAGAATACCTGCATCACTTGGGGAATATACTATTTAAGATGGGTTGTTACAAAGAATCTTACATTTATCAAGAGCGTGCTGTGGAGATGAACCCGGAATCACATGGCGCACTCTATCAACTCAGCAGACTGCATACGATCGAAAAACGCTATGCCGAGGCTCTTAAGGCAATAAAAAAGGCAATCGAATTCAAACAAGACAACCCATATTATTATGGACAACTTGGTGATACATTGCTCAATACCGACAACCCGGCTGCAGCAATCGAAGCATATCGGCAAGTAATAAAACGCAATCCCAACATAACGACAACATATGCCCAGCTTGCACTTGCCCATGAACGATGCAACCAGCTCGATAAAGCGATCATACACATAAAAAAAGCGCTTGAATTGGCTCCACAGAACACCACATATCAAAAAACACATGAACGCCTTAAGGACAACGGTTGA
- a CDS encoding HyaD/HybD family hydrogenase maturation endopeptidase, whose protein sequence is MGKKILVLGVGNILYTDEGVGVACVNALQEAYEFSDNITLLDGGTLGMRLMEYLLECDVAIVLDAVLCDDEPGTIYRLTGDDLRKSLAFKDSMHQSDLVDTLISCELIGKRPDCVVIGIEPVDFQTMHHGITEQLQDRLPAMMDFALKEIQQAGGEWTARK, encoded by the coding sequence ATGGGAAAAAAAATTCTTGTACTGGGTGTCGGAAATATCCTTTATACCGACGAAGGCGTCGGTGTCGCTTGCGTCAATGCTTTACAGGAAGCGTACGAATTTTCTGACAACATCACCTTACTTGATGGCGGTACGCTCGGCATGCGGCTGATGGAATATTTGCTTGAATGCGATGTTGCCATCGTTCTTGATGCGGTATTGTGCGATGACGAACCAGGTACAATTTACAGACTGACCGGAGATGACCTTCGCAAGAGCCTTGCCTTCAAAGATTCCATGCATCAAAGCGATCTCGTCGATACACTCATCTCATGCGAACTCATTGGAAAACGTCCAGATTGTGTCGTTATCGGCATTGAACCGGTTGACTTTCAGACCATGCATCATGGGATCACGGAACAACTCCAGGACCGTCTTCCCGCAATGATGGATTTTGCGCTCAAAGAAATTCAGCAAGCTGGTGGAGAATGGACGGCGAGGAAGTAA
- a CDS encoding RNA-guided endonuclease InsQ/TnpB family protein has protein sequence SSEYCLRYVKLNTELQTWKSDVETEWLKESPSQALQQVLKDLDRAIQNAFDKKSPKRFPRFKKKGQHDSFRYPQGFKIDGSRIFLPKIGWLQFHKSREIEGTLKNATVSKRGKHWFVSIQCEIEMKAPVHLSTSVVGVDMGIKRFATLSDGSYFEPLNSFKKLEKKLAKEQRRLSRKVKGSSNWKK, from the coding sequence ATTCAAGTGAATATTGTCTTCGCTATGTGAAACTGAATACAGAATTACAGACATGGAAATCTGATGTTGAAACAGAATGGCTGAAAGAGTCGCCTTCACAGGCATTGCAACAAGTTCTAAAAGACTTGGACAGAGCGATTCAAAACGCTTTTGACAAGAAGTCCCCAAAGCGGTTCCCACGATTCAAGAAAAAAGGACAACATGATTCGTTTCGCTATCCACAAGGATTCAAGATAGATGGATCGCGTATTTTTCTCCCGAAAATTGGCTGGCTTCAATTCCACAAATCAAGGGAGATAGAAGGCACGCTAAAGAATGCAACGGTTTCAAAGCGTGGAAAACATTGGTTCGTATCTATCCAGTGTGAAATTGAAATGAAAGCCCCTGTCCATCTATCAACGTCTGTTGTTGGCGTAGATATGGGCATAAAACGTTTTGCGACGTTGTCCGATGGTTCGTACTTTGAACCGTTGAACAGTTTTAAAAAGCTGGAAAAGAAACTTGCTAAGGAGCAACGTAGACTTTCTCGCAAAGTAAAAGGTTCATCGAACTGGAAGAAATAG
- a CDS encoding MJ1477/TM1410 family putative glycoside hydrolase, with product MRTRFILWSCSLWVLLGFCVVAQAASNMASVCSWGYQLQNADPATLAASPYDLIVMDYSRDGTDGSAYTPAEIALIKSSGKKVLCYFSIGEAEDYRFYWQSTWKTNPPTWLGPENPDWGGNYKVRYWEDDWFNTVLLPYVQRIVAAGFDGVYLDIIDAYWYWSDDPDGPGELDLTTAANRMITLVGQISQTLKASIPSALIFPQNGEAIIDDADEAQTAIYLTTIDGLGMEDLFYHSTQEDRTYRLSLLPQYTSAGVGIFNIEYIDSTAYTTYRQTIEDQAVKIIPYASHPDRSLDSLSGFVPDGCQDTDALWVIGNQFCILIQ from the coding sequence ATGCGCACACGATTCATTCTTTGGAGCTGTAGCCTCTGGGTGCTCTTGGGATTTTGCGTCGTAGCACAAGCCGCTTCCAACATGGCTTCGGTCTGTTCCTGGGGATATCAGCTTCAAAACGCTGACCCTGCCACGCTGGCAGCATCACCCTATGATCTGATCGTTATGGATTATTCACGCGATGGTACGGATGGCAGCGCTTATACTCCGGCTGAGATTGCACTCATCAAATCCAGTGGAAAGAAAGTGTTGTGTTATTTCAGTATTGGTGAAGCAGAAGATTATCGATTTTATTGGCAATCCACATGGAAGACGAATCCTCCGACATGGCTTGGTCCGGAAAATCCCGACTGGGGCGGCAACTACAAGGTACGCTATTGGGAGGATGATTGGTTTAACACGGTATTGCTTCCATATGTGCAACGTATTGTCGCGGCAGGGTTTGATGGGGTCTATCTCGATATCATCGACGCATACTGGTATTGGTCCGACGACCCGGATGGTCCCGGTGAGCTTGATCTGACGACGGCGGCAAATCGTATGATTACTCTTGTTGGTCAAATATCCCAGACGCTGAAAGCGAGCATTCCGAGCGCATTGATTTTTCCTCAAAATGGAGAGGCTATTATTGATGACGCCGACGAGGCACAGACAGCAATATATTTGACGACTATTGACGGACTCGGGATGGAAGATCTGTTTTATCATTCAACACAGGAAGATCGGACATATCGATTGTCGCTTCTGCCCCAGTACACATCAGCCGGTGTCGGGATTTTCAATATCGAATATATCGATTCGACTGCGTACACCACCTATCGTCAAACCATAGAGGACCAAGCCGTTAAGATTATTCCGTATGCAAGTCATCCGGATCGGTCTCTTGATAGCCTGTCAGGTTTCGTGCCTGATGGATGTCAGGATACAGATGCGCTTTGGGTTATCGGAAATCAATTTTGCATATTGATACAATAG
- a CDS encoding zinc ribbon domain-containing protein — QNTSRTCPKCGHTSKNNRKTQANFACVECDYTANSDFVGALNILTAGQAVSACGVGKAQAPTLKQEPAKRAV, encoded by the coding sequence CCCAAAATACGTCAAGAACGTGCCCGAAATGCGGACACACATCAAAAAACAACAGAAAGACTCAAGCGAACTTCGCTTGTGTTGAATGCGACTACACTGCGAATTCAGATTTTGTGGGCGCTTTGAATATTTTGACGGCTGGGCAAGCCGTGTCAGCCTGTGGAGTGGGAAAGGCTCAAGCGCCCACGTTGAAGCAGGAACCCGCCAAAAGAGCCGTTTAA